One window of the Rhipicephalus sanguineus isolate Rsan-2018 chromosome 4, BIME_Rsan_1.4, whole genome shotgun sequence genome contains the following:
- the LOC119390511 gene encoding uncharacterized protein LOC119390511 — protein MPRGKPRGRRETGDVVKWQIIELWEAGVKNKSEIARRLHLSWTAVNLWVQRWESEGHLNVRPRSGRPRTTSGDDDTTVNTYTAFYGAGGATKPAVQVKLERPDERLSAHHHPPSFAAAAAAASGGGTEQSAANGPLPLLPLRQLTDPTCFANHQSAFKRSFETNGGDPHHPAERHEEVVGLDPPPPQRLSLATQTDGSSTTPPSEVAG, from the coding sequence ATGCCTAGGGGAAAACCCAGAGGACGCCGCGAGACCGGCGACGTCGTGAAATGGCAGATCATCGAGCTCTGGGAAGCGGGCGTGAAGAACAAGAGCGAGATCGCGCGCCGTCTCCACCTGTCGTGGACGGCCGTCAACCTCTGGGTGCAGCGCTGGGAGAGCGAGGGTCACCTGAATGTGCGGCCCCGCTCGGGCCGGCCGCGCACCACTTCGGGCGACGACGATACCACCGTAAACACGTACACGGCCTTCTACGGCGCCGGCGGAGCGACCAAGCCGGCCGTTCAGGTCAAGCTAGAGCGGCCGGACGAAAGGCTTTCGGCGCACCACCACCCTCCGTCGTTCGCGGCCGCCGCTGCTGCGGCTAGTGGTGGTGGCACCGAGCAATCGGCCGCCAACGGTCCGTTGCCGCTGCTTCCACTGCGTCAACTGACGGATCCCACTTGCTTCGCGAACCATCAGAGCGCCTTTAAGAGAAGCTTCGAGACGAACGGCGGTGACCCGCACCATCCGGCGGAACGGCACGAGGAAGTAGTCGGTCTCGATCCTCCGCCGCCGCAAAGACTCAGCCTGGCCACTCAGACGGACGGCAGCAGCACGACGCCGCCCTCTGAGGTGGCCGGATAG